In Gracilimonas sp., a single window of DNA contains:
- the trpS gene encoding tryptophan--tRNA ligase, with product MSQKKTILSGIQPSGKLHIGNYFGAIRQHIAMQEEGEAFYFIANYHSLTSLTDGEKLRQNTIDVTLDYLALGLDPKKATFFAQSDVPQVTELAWILGALTPVSLMEKGVSYKDKIAAGLKPNIGLFTYPILQAADILIYHSDIVPVGEDQKQNIEITRDLAGKFNHTFDGEFLKLPEEHIVKSVAVVPGIDGRKMSKSYDNTINIFAEGKVLKKRVMSIETDSTPLEEPKDPGKDNVFALIKLFADTKTQDEIAKKYRAGGYGYGHAKKQLLELITDYFSEARERRHELAKDLDYVHDVLREGSKKARERAETVMEPIREVTGIVRHF from the coding sequence ATGAGTCAGAAAAAAACAATTTTATCAGGAATACAGCCTTCAGGTAAACTTCATATTGGTAATTACTTTGGTGCTATCCGTCAGCATATAGCCATGCAGGAGGAAGGGGAGGCTTTTTATTTTATCGCCAATTATCATTCTCTTACCTCCCTTACGGACGGGGAAAAACTTCGTCAAAATACCATCGATGTAACCCTTGATTATTTGGCATTGGGCTTAGATCCGAAGAAAGCTACTTTTTTTGCTCAATCGGATGTGCCTCAAGTTACGGAGCTTGCCTGGATTTTGGGTGCCCTTACACCGGTTTCACTGATGGAAAAAGGAGTATCCTATAAGGATAAAATTGCCGCAGGGCTCAAGCCTAATATTGGTTTATTTACCTATCCAATTTTGCAAGCTGCAGACATCCTGATTTATCATTCAGACATTGTTCCGGTTGGGGAAGACCAAAAACAAAATATCGAGATTACCAGAGACCTGGCCGGTAAATTTAATCATACTTTTGATGGGGAATTTCTCAAGCTTCCCGAAGAGCATATTGTAAAATCTGTAGCAGTAGTGCCGGGTATAGATGGACGAAAGATGAGTAAGAGCTATGATAACACCATTAATATCTTTGCTGAAGGAAAGGTGTTAAAAAAACGAGTTATGTCCATAGAAACCGATTCTACCCCTTTAGAAGAGCCTAAAGATCCCGGTAAGGATAATGTATTTGCGCTCATTAAACTTTTCGCTGATACGAAAACTCAAGATGAAATAGCAAAGAAGTACCGAGCCGGCGGCTATGGGTACGGCCATGCAAAAAAGCAACTCTTAGAATTGATTACAGATTATTTTTCAGAAGCACGCGAAAGACGCCACGAATTGGCAAAAGACCTGGATTACGTACATGATGTGCTTCGTGAAGGTAGTAAAAAAGCTAGGGAAAGGGCGGAAACCGTTATGGAACCTATTAGAGAAGTAACCGGAATTGTCAGACATTTTTAG
- the trpE gene encoding anthranilate synthase component I, whose product MQKEHFLDLTKEYTAIPVFRRLLADVLTPVSLFMNIREGAEFPFLLESVEGGEQLARYSFIGRNPYQKLVFDGQKTSLETSKGTEQVSLSYFDKLKELTTAYSEPILPDLPRLKGGAVGFSSYDTFRQVEELPNVPEDDLNLPEAIWAFYDEIFAFDHVKHQVVLIKTVFIDDKTDVDKAFDMAQKDLNDMESAALSSNYQNRPFHIDTNSLKSNMEQDYFEQIVKKAQNYIYEGDIFQVVLSQRFEADMSGDPFMLYRALRMVNPSPYLFYLDFNEFQLVGSSPEVLVRVQEKETRVLPIAGTRARGKTHEEDLALEEDLKNDPKEVAEHIMLVDLGRNDLSRVCEPGTVKMERNQVIERYSHVMHIVSDVVGQLRDDQTSVDALMQCFPAGTVSGAPKIRAMQIIDELEQTKRGIYAGAVGYFDFSGNMDTCIAIRTMVVTNNKAYIQAGAGIVADSNPGKEFEETQNKAGALIQALSVALDIQ is encoded by the coding sequence ATGCAGAAAGAACATTTTTTAGATCTTACAAAAGAGTACACCGCGATACCGGTTTTCAGAAGATTACTGGCTGATGTCCTTACTCCGGTTTCACTGTTTATGAATATCAGGGAAGGGGCAGAGTTTCCATTTTTACTGGAATCGGTAGAAGGGGGAGAGCAACTTGCGCGTTATTCATTTATTGGCCGAAATCCGTATCAGAAGCTGGTATTTGATGGGCAAAAGACCTCCTTGGAAACATCTAAGGGAACTGAACAAGTCTCTTTATCCTATTTTGATAAACTCAAAGAACTTACAACAGCTTATTCAGAACCAATTCTTCCTGATCTTCCCCGATTAAAAGGGGGGGCTGTCGGTTTTTCTTCCTATGATACTTTTCGCCAGGTTGAAGAATTGCCTAATGTCCCAGAAGATGATCTTAATTTACCGGAAGCAATTTGGGCATTTTATGATGAAATATTTGCCTTCGATCATGTAAAGCATCAGGTAGTTTTAATTAAAACGGTATTTATAGATGATAAAACGGATGTAGACAAAGCCTTCGATATGGCTCAGAAAGACTTGAATGATATGGAAAGTGCTGCGCTTAGTTCAAACTATCAAAACCGGCCGTTTCATATCGATACTAATTCTCTTAAAAGTAATATGGAACAGGATTATTTCGAGCAGATTGTAAAGAAAGCACAAAATTATATTTATGAAGGTGATATTTTTCAGGTTGTGCTTTCACAACGTTTTGAAGCAGATATGAGCGGCGATCCGTTTATGTTGTATCGTGCACTTCGAATGGTGAACCCGTCTCCTTATTTATTTTACTTGGATTTTAATGAGTTTCAGTTGGTTGGTTCTTCTCCGGAAGTACTGGTTCGAGTTCAAGAAAAAGAAACCCGGGTTTTGCCGATAGCAGGGACACGTGCCCGCGGTAAAACACATGAAGAAGACCTGGCTTTGGAAGAAGATCTCAAAAATGACCCCAAAGAAGTAGCCGAGCATATAATGTTGGTAGATTTAGGGCGCAACGATTTGTCCCGGGTTTGTGAGCCTGGAACCGTAAAAATGGAACGAAATCAGGTAATAGAACGATATTCACACGTAATGCATATCGTAAGTGATGTCGTTGGTCAGTTACGTGATGATCAGACTTCAGTGGATGCCTTGATGCAATGTTTCCCTGCTGGAACGGTAAGCGGAGCCCCTAAAATAAGAGCTATGCAAATTATTGATGAATTGGAGCAAACCAAACGTGGGATTTATGCCGGAGCGGTTGGTTATTTTGATTTTTCAGGAAATATGGACACCTGTATCGCTATCCGAACGATGGTAGTAACCAATAACAAAGCCTATATTCAGGCAGGAGCCGGGATTGTTGCCGACAGTAATCCCGGCAAAGAATTTGAAGAAACACAAAACAAAGCAGGCGCTTTAATACAGGCGCTTAGCGTAGCGTTAGATATTCAATAA
- the trpC gene encoding indole-3-glycerol phosphate synthase TrpC translates to MSTILDKIVEQTTEDLYKRRKKVSFNDFNSFEGFQRERISFSKAISGNETVSIISEVKKASPSKGVIRKNFDPVDIALRYEEGGASAVSVLTDQPFFKGDLEYLELISKRVQIPVLRKDFIVDPYQIKEARAFGADAVLIIVSITDGTQLDELLHASREFGLDALVECYDQHDFDRINFELINILGVNNRDLKNFEVDVHRGIEILQQAPEGTVLVSESGLSTGADLALLKKNGIHSALIGEYFMRQDDPGQAVKNIIEQSEKEFKRLKSS, encoded by the coding sequence ATGAGTACCATTCTGGATAAAATAGTCGAACAAACAACCGAAGATCTTTACAAACGAAGGAAGAAGGTTTCTTTCAATGATTTTAATTCATTTGAAGGTTTTCAAAGAGAGCGGATTTCTTTTAGCAAAGCAATTTCCGGTAATGAAACCGTATCCATTATTTCGGAAGTGAAAAAAGCGTCTCCATCCAAAGGAGTTATTCGTAAGAATTTTGATCCGGTTGATATCGCCCTCAGGTATGAAGAGGGGGGTGCATCTGCTGTTTCTGTCTTAACGGATCAGCCTTTTTTTAAGGGAGATTTAGAATATTTGGAATTAATTTCTAAACGAGTTCAAATCCCGGTACTTCGGAAAGATTTTATTGTCGATCCATACCAAATCAAAGAAGCTCGCGCATTCGGTGCAGATGCGGTTTTAATTATTGTATCCATAACTGATGGCACACAACTTGATGAATTACTGCATGCCAGCCGAGAATTTGGGTTAGATGCGTTGGTTGAATGTTATGATCAGCACGATTTTGATAGAATCAATTTCGAATTAATAAATATCTTGGGAGTCAATAATCGAGACTTAAAGAATTTTGAAGTAGATGTTCACCGAGGGATTGAAATCCTCCAACAAGCGCCTGAAGGTACAGTATTGGTCTCTGAAAGTGGCTTGTCAACAGGGGCAGATTTAGCCTTATTGAAGAAAAATGGCATTCATTCTGCTTTAATCGGTGAGTATTTTATGCGGCAAGATGATCCGGGGCAAGCCGTTAAAAACATAATAGAACAATCAGAAAAAGAATTTAAAAGACTAAAAAGCTCATGA
- the tadA gene encoding tRNA adenosine(34) deaminase TadA, which yields MNKIDLPVWQKHQRFMARAFTLAEQAFEEGEVPVGAVLVYKGQIVGKGYNQVERLNDPTAHAEMIAISAACETLAEKYLNDCTLYVTLEPCPMCAGAAFWSKLGGIVFGAVDPKSGGCGSIFNIASNQKLNHQVEVIHGVMEAESEHLMKEFFKSKR from the coding sequence ATGAATAAAATAGATCTTCCGGTTTGGCAAAAACATCAACGATTTATGGCCCGTGCTTTTACGCTGGCAGAACAGGCTTTCGAAGAAGGAGAAGTACCTGTGGGAGCAGTATTGGTATATAAAGGACAAATAGTAGGCAAAGGTTACAATCAGGTGGAGCGATTAAATGATCCCACTGCTCATGCAGAAATGATTGCGATATCCGCTGCTTGCGAAACTTTAGCTGAAAAATATTTAAATGATTGCACCCTCTATGTTACACTGGAGCCCTGCCCCATGTGTGCCGGAGCGGCATTTTGGAGTAAATTGGGAGGTATTGTGTTTGGAGCGGTGGATCCAAAATCTGGGGGATGTGGCAGTATTTTCAATATAGCCTCTAACCAAAAACTAAACCATCAGGTAGAAGTTATTCACGGAGTCATGGAAGCGGAAAGCGAACACTTAATGAAAGAGTTTTTTAAAAGTAAACGCTGA
- a CDS encoding aminodeoxychorismate/anthranilate synthase component II — translation MILIIDNYDSFTYNLVHLVAVETENYKVIRNDAMTLDEVRKLKPTKILISPGPGRPNEAGITEKIIQELGRETPILGVCLGHQAIGEVFGAKIIHAPKLMHGKVSRVSHNGKFIFSGIEDDFLATRYHSLVLDPDTIPEVLEVTAHSDDDVIQGVRHREYPIQGIQFHPESILTTEGPKLISNWLQQ, via the coding sequence ATGATCCTCATAATAGATAACTACGACTCTTTTACTTACAATTTGGTTCACTTGGTTGCGGTGGAAACTGAAAATTACAAGGTTATTCGCAATGATGCGATGACGTTGGATGAAGTGCGTAAATTGAAGCCAACAAAGATTCTTATTTCACCGGGGCCCGGTCGTCCAAATGAAGCAGGTATCACGGAAAAAATTATTCAGGAACTTGGAAGAGAGACTCCAATTCTGGGTGTTTGTTTGGGACATCAGGCCATTGGAGAAGTCTTTGGTGCAAAAATTATTCACGCACCTAAACTCATGCATGGCAAAGTTTCAAGAGTATCACATAATGGTAAATTTATATTTAGTGGGATAGAAGATGATTTTCTTGCAACCCGATATCATTCCCTTGTTTTAGACCCCGATACTATACCGGAAGTGCTTGAAGTCACTGCACATTCTGATGATGATGTTATACAAGGAGTTCGTCATAGGGAATACCCAATTCAGGGAATTCAATTCCATCCCGAGAGCATTTTAACTACCGAAGGCCCCAAGTTAATTTCTAACTGGTTACAGCAATAA
- the trpD gene encoding anthranilate phosphoribosyltransferase: protein MDFRSILNKLSFSNDLTEVEAETAMNLIMTGEVSDEKIASFLTAMRLKGETVEELTAFVKVMRSKAIKVDVDITGAVDLVGTGGDQSGTFNISTAASFITAAAGVPVIKHGNRSASSECGSADVLEHLGASIELGKEGVEQVFNEVGMAFMFAPMFHPAMKYVMPTRRELGFRTFFNILGPMVNPAGVQRYVIGAFSKEVAEKMVHILANLNTDFAYTFNAHDGLDEVSLTSQSEIFELKDKLVSTSIIFDPESIGFQKVNMNDLMGGGKEKNAGILIKIMANKATDAQKNIALLNATFAIQASGKVDKLEDAKKMAVEAVESGDARKLFNDFIDATNDAMGTFKY, encoded by the coding sequence ATGGATTTTAGAAGCATATTAAATAAACTTTCATTCAGCAACGATCTTACAGAGGTTGAAGCAGAAACAGCGATGAATCTGATTATGACCGGAGAGGTCTCAGATGAGAAAATCGCTTCTTTTTTAACCGCTATGCGCTTAAAGGGAGAAACCGTTGAAGAGCTTACTGCTTTTGTCAAGGTTATGCGCTCCAAAGCCATAAAAGTAGATGTTGATATTACCGGAGCCGTTGATTTGGTAGGAACCGGCGGGGATCAGTCAGGAACATTCAATATTTCTACCGCAGCTTCATTCATTACCGCAGCAGCCGGCGTTCCCGTGATCAAACATGGCAATAGAAGTGCATCGAGTGAATGCGGGAGCGCCGATGTACTGGAACATCTTGGCGCTTCGATTGAGTTAGGGAAAGAAGGAGTGGAACAGGTTTTTAATGAAGTGGGAATGGCGTTTATGTTTGCCCCTATGTTTCACCCGGCTATGAAATATGTAATGCCAACCAGGCGTGAACTGGGCTTTCGTACGTTTTTTAATATTCTTGGCCCGATGGTGAATCCTGCAGGAGTACAACGGTACGTAATTGGAGCCTTTAGCAAAGAAGTGGCGGAGAAAATGGTGCATATTCTTGCAAACCTGAATACAGACTTTGCTTATACCTTTAATGCACACGACGGGTTGGATGAGGTTAGCCTGACTTCCCAGTCCGAAATCTTTGAATTAAAAGATAAATTAGTTTCTACGTCTATAATATTCGACCCGGAATCTATTGGCTTCCAAAAGGTTAACATGAATGACCTTATGGGTGGCGGTAAGGAAAAAAATGCCGGTATCCTGATTAAAATCATGGCTAATAAAGCTACCGATGCTCAAAAAAATATTGCTTTGTTGAACGCAACTTTTGCTATACAAGCTTCCGGTAAGGTAGATAAGCTTGAAGACGCTAAGAAAATGGCTGTAGAAGCTGTGGAATCAGGTGATGCACGCAAGCTGTTTAATGATTTTATAGATGCCACAAACGACGCAATGGGGACGTTCAAATACTGA
- a CDS encoding phosphoribosylanthranilate isomerase has protein sequence MSRQPVRTKIKICGITNLEDARFAAGALVDYLGFIFYEKSPRYVEPGEAGAIINWIEGPEKVGVFVNQPLDDVNRISKETGLDYVQLHGDETPEYCELIDKPIIKVIHIEEETVEYLLKHQVDQYTEVADFLLFDTKIEGIWGGTGTTFDWSILKEIGIKIPFFLSGGLNSDNVREAINTAQPYAIDVSSSLEAEPGLKDFDKIETFMDEIRASEAKR, from the coding sequence ATGAGTCGTCAGCCAGTGCGAACCAAAATTAAAATTTGCGGAATCACGAACCTGGAAGATGCTCGGTTTGCTGCCGGTGCATTGGTCGATTATCTTGGATTTATCTTTTACGAAAAAAGCCCACGCTATGTGGAGCCGGGAGAAGCCGGAGCAATTATCAACTGGATTGAAGGCCCGGAAAAAGTAGGTGTATTTGTTAATCAACCTTTAGATGATGTGAATCGAATTTCTAAAGAAACAGGTTTGGATTATGTACAGTTGCATGGAGATGAAACCCCGGAGTATTGTGAATTAATAGATAAACCTATCATAAAGGTCATCCATATCGAGGAAGAAACTGTGGAGTATCTGTTAAAACATCAGGTTGATCAATATACTGAAGTAGCTGATTTTCTACTTTTTGACACTAAAATCGAAGGGATCTGGGGTGGAACCGGAACTACTTTTGATTGGAGTATCCTCAAAGAGATTGGAATTAAAATCCCTTTTTTTCTGTCAGGTGGTTTGAATTCTGATAATGTCAGAGAAGCAATTAATACCGCTCAGCCTTATGCAATTGATGTTTCCAGTAGCCTGGAAGCAGAACCGGGACTCAAAGATTTTGACAAGATCGAAACATTTATGGATGAAATCAGGGCCTCAGAGGCGAAAAGATAA
- the trpB gene encoding tryptophan synthase subunit beta has translation MDIKTKTKTYSFPDNRGYYGEFGGKFVPEILIPAIQELEEEFNKAKEDPEFRKELDKLLDEYVGRPTKLTFADRLTEHYGKAKIYLKREDLCHTGAHKINNAIGQVLLARRMGKKRIIAETGAGQHGVATATACAKFGLDCIVYMGEEDMVRQKLNVDRMRLLGAEVRNVTSGSKTLKDATNEAIRDWVTNVDSTFYIIGSVVGPHPYPMMVRYFHEVIGNETKFQIHKAENRNPDYLIACVGGGSNAIGFYYPFIDDDSVKIIGIEAGGLGVESGKTAATMSKGTPGILHGSLSYLLQSEEGQIELAHSISAGLDYPGVGPEHAHLKDLGRVKYYAVTDKEAMEAVKLLSEKEGIIPALETAHAFAWLDKLMPETTKDEIVILNLSGRGDKDMKTISENL, from the coding sequence ATGGATATAAAAACCAAGACTAAAACTTATAGTTTCCCCGATAACCGTGGTTATTATGGAGAATTCGGCGGGAAATTTGTACCCGAGATTTTAATTCCTGCAATTCAGGAATTGGAAGAAGAATTTAATAAGGCAAAAGAAGATCCTGAATTCAGAAAGGAACTGGATAAATTACTGGATGAATATGTCGGGAGGCCTACCAAGCTTACCTTTGCCGATCGTTTAACAGAACACTATGGCAAAGCTAAAATCTATCTTAAAAGAGAGGATTTATGTCATACCGGAGCTCATAAGATTAATAATGCGATCGGCCAGGTTTTGTTGGCGCGTAGAATGGGCAAGAAAAGAATTATCGCTGAAACAGGAGCAGGGCAGCATGGAGTAGCCACTGCAACAGCTTGTGCCAAGTTTGGTTTGGATTGCATTGTTTATATGGGCGAGGAGGACATGGTACGCCAAAAGCTGAATGTAGATCGTATGCGATTGCTTGGAGCAGAGGTGCGAAATGTAACCAGTGGATCCAAAACCTTGAAAGATGCCACCAATGAAGCGATTAGGGATTGGGTTACAAATGTAGATTCTACTTTTTATATCATTGGATCAGTGGTCGGGCCTCATCCTTACCCAATGATGGTTCGTTATTTTCATGAGGTAATCGGCAATGAAACGAAATTCCAAATTCATAAAGCTGAAAACCGCAATCCGGACTATTTGATTGCCTGCGTGGGAGGAGGATCCAATGCTATTGGTTTTTACTATCCCTTTATTGATGATGACTCCGTTAAAATCATTGGAATCGAAGCTGGAGGATTAGGGGTAGAATCAGGGAAAACCGCTGCTACCATGAGTAAGGGAACCCCTGGAATTCTCCATGGCTCACTCAGTTATTTACTGCAGAGCGAGGAGGGGCAAATTGAATTAGCTCATTCCATAAGTGCCGGACTCGATTATCCCGGAGTAGGCCCGGAGCACGCCCATTTAAAGGATTTAGGAAGAGTTAAGTACTATGCGGTAACTGATAAGGAGGCCATGGAAGCTGTGAAATTATTATCAGAGAAAGAGGGTATTATCCCGGCTCTGGAAACCGCTCATGCTTTTGCATGGCTGGATAAACTAATGCCCGAGACAACTAAAGATGAAATTGTGATCCTGAATCTTTCCGGTCGTGGCGACAAGGATATGAAAACCATTTCTGAAAATTTATGA
- a CDS encoding DUF4837 family protein, which yields MRRTFSAIIIATFALLFISCDGDYRSLAEGNTREVVVVMDSTKWESETAEAIRDVFGQWVLTLPNGEPYYDLRFMTIRSQNHLDRIKKQKNLIFAAPIDEESNTGRQIRGFLDESVEQRVNEGESFAFPVEDQWYRDQYVLILTSTSDSLLAQKIRNTENSLLSDMLEKELKRWEYFVYERMEQTQYSDSLWENHGFKVRIQHDYVKNIDTLNFQSYRRFLPQNDRWMWIWWKNNVPDISFLDSDWINATRDSLSAQFIKGARDSMYVNTEYRRPVETKSFQKGRLIAYETLGTWQMINGAMGGPFVNFTYYDPDTNRLFMVEYSQFAPEVRKKLPFVRQFRAMGRTLESDSTWTSESNEPAL from the coding sequence ATGAGACGGACTTTTTCAGCAATTATTATAGCAACCTTCGCGCTTTTATTTATTTCTTGTGATGGAGATTATCGCTCCCTGGCGGAAGGGAATACCCGGGAAGTAGTGGTAGTCATGGATTCCACGAAATGGGAAAGTGAGACAGCAGAAGCTATTCGAGATGTATTTGGGCAATGGGTTTTAACACTTCCAAATGGTGAACCATACTATGACTTAAGGTTTATGACTATTCGATCTCAAAACCATCTCGATCGAATCAAAAAACAAAAAAATCTCATTTTCGCTGCTCCCATTGATGAAGAATCTAACACCGGGCGTCAAATTCGCGGATTTTTGGATGAGAGTGTAGAACAACGGGTAAATGAAGGTGAAAGTTTTGCGTTTCCGGTAGAGGACCAATGGTATCGAGACCAGTATGTTTTGATTTTAACCTCTACCTCGGATTCATTATTAGCCCAGAAAATCCGAAATACCGAAAACTCCTTGCTTAGTGATATGTTGGAGAAAGAGCTTAAAAGATGGGAGTACTTCGTGTATGAGAGGATGGAGCAAACTCAGTATTCTGATTCACTTTGGGAAAATCATGGGTTTAAAGTCAGAATTCAACATGATTATGTCAAAAATATCGATACTCTGAATTTTCAAAGTTACCGGCGATTTCTGCCTCAGAACGATCGTTGGATGTGGATTTGGTGGAAAAATAATGTTCCCGATATTTCTTTTCTGGACAGCGACTGGATAAATGCTACTCGTGATTCACTTTCAGCGCAATTCATTAAAGGAGCAAGGGATTCGATGTACGTGAATACCGAATACCGCCGGCCGGTTGAAACTAAATCTTTTCAAAAAGGCCGCCTGATTGCTTATGAAACATTGGGTACCTGGCAGATGATCAACGGGGCCATGGGGGGACCGTTTGTAAATTTCACATATTATGATCCGGATACTAATCGTCTATTTATGGTAGAATATTCTCAATTTGCCCCGGAAGTTCGAAAGAAGCTTCCTTTCGTTCGGCAATTCAGAGCCATGGGAAGAACATTAGAGTCTGACTCTACCTGGACTTCGGAAAGTAACGAGCCAGCTTTATAG
- a CDS encoding methyltransferase domain-containing protein, whose amino-acid sequence MFSPISKVIQTFGKAAQNYHQEADLQRRVAKGLIASLIPWKGAIPPGPILEVGAGTGLLTADLIREFPNRTIIVSDASPQMLDYCKAQLTEQELPLSDIKFKHLDVNDYKAYTPEYGLIISNFAAHWFKDPSLGLQNLSRALLPGGIMLGSFPGNHSFPKWYEYCLELGIPHTANPLPDVEEVAVKLSMEDMQIDYYENDLYQEFDSSLNFFRHLKSIGSSTSTLDKSLSHKQFKLLVNHWDNKSEGKVNIKWHVVYLAAKKGS is encoded by the coding sequence ATTTTTAGCCCTATTAGTAAAGTAATTCAAACATTCGGAAAGGCTGCACAAAACTATCATCAGGAAGCCGATCTTCAGCGAAGAGTAGCTAAAGGTTTAATTGCCTCATTAATTCCATGGAAAGGGGCAATACCTCCCGGTCCCATACTGGAAGTGGGGGCCGGAACTGGTCTGTTAACAGCCGATCTAATCCGGGAATTTCCCAATCGAACTATTATTGTAAGTGATGCCTCTCCGCAGATGCTTGATTATTGTAAAGCTCAGCTTACGGAACAAGAATTGCCGTTGAGTGACATCAAATTTAAACACCTGGATGTAAACGATTATAAAGCATATACTCCTGAATACGGACTGATCATAAGTAATTTTGCCGCTCATTGGTTTAAAGACCCGTCTCTTGGACTACAGAATTTATCCCGTGCTTTGCTTCCGGGAGGTATTATGTTGGGTTCATTTCCCGGAAATCATTCTTTCCCAAAATGGTATGAGTATTGTTTGGAGCTGGGGATCCCACATACCGCCAATCCATTGCCTGATGTCGAAGAAGTAGCCGTGAAACTATCGATGGAAGACATGCAGATTGATTATTATGAGAATGATTTATACCAGGAATTTGATTCCTCACTTAATTTCTTTCGCCATTTAAAATCAATTGGCTCATCAACCAGCACACTTGATAAGTCATTGAGTCACAAACAATTTAAACTATTAGTTAATCATTGGGATAATAAATCAGAAGGGAAAGTAAATATAAAGTGGCATGTTGTTTATTTAGCTGCAAAAAAGGGAAGCTAA
- a CDS encoding adenine phosphoribosyltransferase, with product MKKVEQSIKNYISETIRTIPDFPKPGIQFKDITTLLQDKKALELTSYMLASPFRGKLVDFVVGLESRGFLFGTNLAQDLNAGFIPVRKPGKLPAETLSEVYALEYGTDSVEIHKDAIFKGAKVIIHDDLIATGGTASAATELIKRLGGEIIGYSFIIELSFLKGRDLLPENIPIESIITE from the coding sequence ATGAAAAAAGTAGAGCAAAGCATTAAAAATTATATATCTGAAACCATCCGAACTATTCCGGACTTTCCCAAACCCGGAATTCAGTTTAAAGATATAACTACCTTGCTGCAAGACAAAAAGGCGCTTGAATTAACTTCCTATATGTTGGCGAGTCCTTTCCGGGGTAAGTTGGTTGATTTTGTAGTTGGATTGGAATCTCGGGGGTTTTTGTTTGGAACTAATTTAGCTCAGGATTTAAATGCAGGTTTTATTCCAGTCAGGAAACCCGGTAAGCTTCCGGCTGAGACTTTATCCGAAGTTTATGCCTTAGAATATGGAACGGATAGTGTAGAAATTCATAAAGACGCCATCTTTAAAGGGGCCAAAGTAATTATTCATGATGATTTGATTGCTACCGGGGGGACAGCTTCTGCGGCTACTGAATTAATTAAGAGACTGGGCGGGGAAATCATTGGTTATTCTTTTATTATTGAACTTTCCTTTTTGAAAGGAAGAGACCTTCTGCCCGAAAATATACCAATAGAGAGTATTATCACTGAGTAA
- the trpA gene encoding tryptophan synthase subunit alpha, producing the protein MNRIQKVFEEKGKDSKLMSLFLTAGFPDLESTVNLILGFEKNGADIIELGMPFSDPLADGPTIQYSSDVAIKNGITMNKIFDMVKEVRKHSEIPMILMGYMNPVLRYGVDKFCKEAGEAGVDGLIIPDLPIEEGGIIKKRAEKSNLALIYLVAPNTSDERMQMADEKSEGFVYCVSVTGVTGARDGKEVSNSVDRFIKRVKTNITHNPVMVGFGIKSYQDAQNIASNADGFIVGSALIDTIKDHYPNDGWQSRLFSFVHSLKFGN; encoded by the coding sequence ATGAACAGAATTCAGAAGGTATTTGAAGAAAAAGGAAAAGATTCGAAGCTAATGAGTTTATTCCTTACTGCCGGATTTCCGGATTTAGAATCTACCGTCAATTTAATCCTTGGCTTTGAGAAAAACGGAGCTGATATTATTGAGTTGGGGATGCCATTCAGTGATCCATTGGCAGATGGACCAACCATTCAATATTCAAGTGATGTTGCCATTAAAAACGGTATTACCATGAATAAGATTTTTGATATGGTTAAGGAAGTGAGGAAACATTCCGAGATTCCGATGATCCTGATGGGGTATATGAACCCGGTTTTGAGATATGGTGTGGATAAGTTTTGCAAAGAAGCTGGCGAAGCGGGCGTGGATGGTTTGATTATACCGGACCTTCCAATCGAAGAAGGAGGAATCATCAAAAAACGAGCTGAAAAGTCAAACCTTGCATTAATTTACCTGGTTGCACCAAATACCTCTGACGAACGCATGCAGATGGCTGATGAAAAGTCGGAGGGATTTGTATATTGTGTTTCCGTTACCGGTGTAACCGGTGCCCGGGATGGTAAAGAAGTATCAAACTCAGTAGACCGTTTTATTAAGCGGGTAAAAACCAATATTACTCATAATCCGGTGATGGTAGGATTTGGTATTAAATCTTACCAAGATGCACAGAACATCGCATCAAATGCTGATGGTTTTATTGTTGGAAGTGCTTTAATTGATACTATTAAAGATCATTACCCGAACGACGGATGGCAATCACGCCTGTTTTCCTTCGTTCATTCATTGAAATTCGGAAATTAA